Sequence from the Christiangramia fulva genome:
GTCACGTTAATAATGGCGAACTCCCCTTCAGTAAACACAAGGTTAGGGCCGGGAATTCCACCGTTAATGGTCATTGCCTTCACATCCTTACCCGTAAAATTTACGGATTCATAAGCTATCTCAAGATTATATTCATGTTCCGGCCAATTGTCTATATTCTCTTCTGTGGGATTTGCCGTTTGAGCGAATACCTTGTGTGTTAATATCAGTAATAATAATATGGTTAATTTTAATCTCATTAGAATTGTTTTAGATTGGTAAAACATCAGCTATAGCCCTGATAAACTTTAAAAGGAAACCTAAAACTATTTCTAAATAAGGAAAGTATCAAAGTAAACAAAAAGAGGGTGTTTTAATCCAGGTGGCGGATAATCTATAGCTATTTTCTTTCCGGGGATCCCAAAAAAATTCAATTTAAATTCCAGATTAGAAAGAGATAATGAAGGTACCAGGCAAACAGGAGGATAAATTGTTGGGAAAGAGTTCTTTAATTCGTTTTGCCCGTTTATAAATACCTGTGTATTGCTACAGCAATTCTTATTTGTAAATGATTCTTTTCTATTTTCTTGTCCAGGTGTTTCGAAACAACAAGCCTTAGCTTTATTGAAAACAGCTTTATCTACTAATACCTTTCCGCAATAATGCTTATTAACAGAAAAAGACAGGGTTGAAAAGACAACCGCAACAGCTAATAAAAAATTAATTATGTTTTTAAATAATTTAAGCACAAGAAGTTATTAATAATAGATACAAAAATAGTATTAATATTAAAATCAAAACTTTAATTTTTTGTGAAAAACTTTCACTTTTATTAAACTCTTCCTTCTAATAAACCTTTATTGCTTTTAAAATCTTTCAAGCTTATACCATATGCGATACAAAATCCAATCATTTTACAACCCTCGATATATTACGGGCTAAATAAAAAGTAAGAACAGGAAAAAAGGTAAATTGAAAGAATATAAGAAGGCTCATTGTATTGGAGAGAGAAGGTTCGGAATGAAACAGAAATGTCACTAATGCTGCCACTATGAATATCCACATAATTTTTACTAATGTCCATTTCAGACCCCAATATATATCCTGAAAGATAAATCCTAACCAGAACAAAATACTCATTCCTATAACCAGATTAATTACAGAAAAAATCCAGGTGTCAATGAAAACTTCAACGGTAAAGTTAAAATTCCCAAAAATAAGATGTTTAATTATTTCCCAAGTAAAATAAAAGATAAATAAAATGGTACTAAAACATAAAATAAAAACTATGAAATAATTTTTATCATCTGTTTTACGATAAAAAAATAGGAAACTAAAAATCAACCAAGCTATGATAAGAGCTGTCCACAAAATATTTGATATTGAACATTTTTACAAATGTAGATATTTTCTAAAGTTTTGAACTGGCAAAATTGATGTATGGAGTTTTTACTTTCCTTTGTTTTGCCAGAGTGGTATATATCCAATTTACGATTGGGAAGATCAAAATCAAGGTGTTTTACATCATTGAATTGTTCCAGTTTTATCCGAGTCATCTGCTCTTCGGATGGACAATCCATTTTGATTATCCTAAAGGTGCTTTTCTGCATAAATTGCCTACTTTAATTGATTATCCTAAGTTTATTGTAGCCTTGTTTTTGTGATTGCTGATAAAATACAAAATCAATAATAACGTAAATAAAATTAATTGTCCAACTAAAGTTTCGCTCGTAGGATAAACACCGAGCCATTCTATTTTTGGAAAAAAGGAAAACCCCGTAAT
This genomic interval carries:
- a CDS encoding HYC_CC_PP family protein — translated: MLKLFKNIINFLLAVAVVFSTLSFSVNKHYCGKVLVDKAVFNKAKACCFETPGQENRKESFTNKNCCSNTQVFINGQNELKNSFPTIYPPVCLVPSLSLSNLEFKLNFFGIPGKKIAIDYPPPGLKHPLFVYFDTFLI